Below is a genomic region from Haematobia irritans isolate KBUSLIRL unplaced genomic scaffold, ASM5000362v1 scaffold_43, whole genome shotgun sequence.
CATGATTTCCAGCACATTTAATACAGACAGGTTTTTTCCTGCAATATGATTTAGTATGCCCATACTGTTGACAGTTTGAACATTGAGGAACAGTTTTTCTTGGAATCGGGGGTTCAAATTTGATTATACTTGATACCAGTTTCGTTACattataaatttctttattattaggTTTTGTGTTTAACACCAATTCAAATAGTGGTAGTGGTTTCTTTGTATAACGGCTTTTTATATTCCAGATATTCAATACTTCATGTCCAAGTGCAAAAAGTTCATCCTTGAGTTGTTGTATATCAACTGAGGAATGCATGTTTCTCAGGATTACTTGAatcctctctcactctctcttcgGTTTGTAAGTGTAGAATTCAGTATTTTTAAGGTCTAACTCTTGGATTATCTTTTTATAGGTATCAGGGGTCTTTGGCAGTATCTTGACCTGCTCATTACGTAGAGCTTTGATTTCAAATTGGTCAAGTACAGTTTGGGATAAAAGTGTTATTAAAGGTTGAATATTTGAGACATTTTCAACGAAAATAGGTGGTGGTTTCGGAATGGTTGAGTTTCTGGCGAAGTTTTCATTTTGAGTTTCATTTTCCCTGTCTTCATTATCTAGAACTGCAAATTGGTTTTTAGTTTGCGGATCTTTACTTAACCAATATGTGTTTTCAGTGGCaggttttttattattatttgctttttCAGGACTTTCGTTTGATCTTTTCTTCCTTCTAACAGTTTGCCATTCATTTGAGGTGGATTCCATCTCTCTATCCGTATTTCTTGGTAGTTGTTGGTTTTCATTTTCAAAGTGACCTACTTCATGCTGAAGTTCGTCTTCATCTGTCTCGTACGATTCAGTTCGTTTATGTAGTTGTTGTTTTAAACAGGCAACATCGTGTTGTAATTGAatacataatctttcatatttctCATTTCGTAGCGTTAGTTCGGCATTTGCCTTTTCTAATTCTTGGAGCTTATTTAGGCGAAAGGAGCCAATGCTGTTTCTACGAGTTGTTTCACCGCTTTCATAACGACCAAGATCTGACACAGGGTGACTCATGTCGTTAAAAATGTATTCGGTATTTACACACCAATACGCACGGCATTACCCACCCACAAATCTTGAATGTTACTCTTCGGTACAACTCTGTTCAATATGGTGTATTGATAATGCAACTGAACAACCACTATTTTGAGAGAAACGACCAGCTGATACTGTCAATAATATAAACAATGTATCCAGCTGGTGTTTCTATTATCCGTCTCTTTCAagtgaatttattatttttttgccttttatccggggtttttggcaaataaaataatagaataTGACAAAACTCACCGCCAACAACGTCAACAATACAGCGAAGAGATGCTCCAAAGGGTCACAGCTCCAATAAAACAACCCGTCACCAACAATCAACGCTTTAAACAGtgttatttttgtgaatttgtGGCAGCATAAACAAACACGTCCGTCCGGTAAGCCAACACAATTTTTTCACACCTTGATTTAAATATGTAATATCAAATTAAAGCTATAGAATTGCAATAAAATGGTTTTTACAGGCACATTTAACAaatcacatattttcttttattttattaagcttattttcaaaattgaaaattgtaaaCGATTGTCTTTAAGCCTTTATGTCTTTATACTTGAAATGGATTTTCAGCATATTGATTGTAAAGCgcttttagaattttttgaacAAAGTCGAATTTAACGAAATAAGTCTCCATCGATTTTCTAGGTAATTATTGTTGCATGTATTGGTTATAATATTCGGgtatttgttgttgtatttattattaaaaatttcttgttaGGAATTGTCACTTTTGGgtatttgttgttgtagttATTGTTTAAATTTCTTGTAAGAATTGTCAAGAAGTATTTAttgttgttgaaaaaaattctccaattcTTTTTGACCAATGGGGGTTCATTGCATTGGTTAATACCATTGTTTCATATTTTCACATATTGACCTTTTTTGATGCGTAAACTAAATTGTCATGCGTCCCGTTCGGTTTTCTAATTCTTTCTACCATTGGTGTCAACTTTTCTATGAATATACAAATCAAAGagcagtttaatttttttttttttgttttatggttGGACAACCAACAACAACCGAGcgcataattaaaatatttgtattacactTAGCAGGAATTAAGTACAGTATattctttaatttattttattttctctcgGCAACTGTGACAACGATCCTAATTACCTCaaatgcatcttcatttgaggtaaaacgcttgccagcaaggatttttttttagatttgggaacaagtaaaagtctctgggagctaaatcaggagaaaaaggtgggtggtcaagcgattcgtactttaattcgttgattttagccattgttaaaacactcttgtgcgctggtgcgttgtcttgatgaaaaattatttttttgtgttgtaagccaggacgtttttctcgaatttgtacatttaattgatccaaaaggttgcaatagtattcTGAATACCTTTTTGCAgacagtcaatcaataaaatacctttgaagtcccaaaaaaccgttgccataaccttaccagccgattgaattgtttttgccttctttggggcacttcctccagcttcagtccattgtttggattgttcttttgtctctggagtatagtggtggatccatgtctcatcaacagttatgaaacgacgcttaaaatccattttatttcgcttaaaacgatccaaacaggcttgataaatgttcattcttatgcgtttttgatcgactgttaccaaatacggcacccatcttgcagaaagcttttttatctgtagttcttcatgcaaaattcaatggactcgatcatttgagatgcccatgatattagcaatttcacgcacttttattcgtcgatcatttaataccatatcatgcactttggttgttgttgctgtttttggacgtcgactacgtggttcatcttcaatgcacgtttaaattcagcaacccatttttttactgttcaatatgaaggagcactttcacctaacacattcaccatattatgaatttcttatcccgataaaccttttttatgtaaatatttacagcacgcatttctaatttttccattgtaaaaaaattgcggatgcgtcttttttgaacacctgtttctatatgaaggagttgccagatcgaaacaaaatttaatatatgttcataacagagatggaagtttccaaacaaaactttttctgtttataccgcgctttttgtgctaggctacttttcagtgtaggcaatTTGACAAGTGAAAGTCTTTCCTTGTAAGATGGCAGTCCAGTTGTTCCGACGTAAATAAAAGAGTAGAAATTGCTTTTGTACAGATTCAACACGGTTGCAATCAATTTGATACTGTGGGTCCCAtattacagatccatattcaAGGATTCGACGCACAAGTGAAGTGTACAAATTCCTTGTTACAAATGGGTCAGCAAACTCCTTACTCCAGCGTTTGACAAATCAAAGTGATCCATATGATTTATTGACGGTCATATATATGTGAGATCTAAAATCTAGTCTCCGATCCAACAGTATTCCGAGATCcttaaaggattcaacagtttcaagcaTGTCGTTATTAATATAGTAATTTGTATGAATGTGGTTcaatctataaaaagagatgtgcttgcattttttttattttcatttttatcatATTTAGAGAACACCAGTTGTACATGCTATTGAGATCAGATTGAAGTAATGCTTGGTCATCACAATTTCcgaattattttcataattttaacatcGTAAGCATACATAAGTGTATTACCAAATCGAATTGctgatggaaggtcatttataaataagcaGAACAATAAAGGTCCAAGATGACTGCCTTGAGGAGCACCAGAAAATAATGCTATCAAATACTACATATTGAGTGCGATTTGTCAGATAACTTTCAAACCAGGGTACCATTAAGTCACTGAAACCCATGCGATGTAATTTGTACAGTAGAAGTGTgagatttattttgtcaaacgctttactaaaatcagtataaaCGACATCAGTCTGTAAACGATCTCTAAAGCTTTCATTAATCATTGTAGTCAGTTCCAAGACATTTGTTAtggttgaacaaaatttacggaAGCCATGTTGTTTGGGTGATAGAAAAGAGGAGACTTGATGAACCAAAATATCAGATATAATATTCTCCATTAGTTTTGGAATAGCACTCAGTTTAGCAATGCCTCTGTAGTTAGTAATATCAGACTTGTTTCCACTTTTAAATAGTGGAATTATAAATGAATCCTTCCACGGAGTGGGAAAGAGACCAATACGCAAAAATTACTTAAATAGAATAGAAAGAGTCGATAGAGAATGAGCACAATACTTTAGTATGTTACTGGGGAGCCCATCAGGCCCCGgacgaaaagaacattttatcttttccaTATAACTCAGCACTATATTAGGAGATATAAAAGGAGTGGAGAGTGTAGAATGTTCCATTATCTTATATGGGTGCACATCAAATTGCTTGAACTTCTTATGGGAGTATGTTGTTGCAAAGAACttggaaaaaatattacatATAGATACATTATCATCCGCCTTAACAGTACCATAGTGAAGATTTCTTGCATAAACATTCGATTGACGTTTGGAattaacaaatttgtaaaatgatTTTGGATTAAGTTTCAATTCATTTGTGATTTTTGATAGATAATTGTTGTATGATTGTCTATTCCACAAGCTGTATTCCGAACGACCAATTGAGTAAGTTACGTAATCAGTAGCTGAGGcagattttttgtactttttgtaaAGTTTATTCTTCCTGTTCTTTATGTTACTTAATTTATTGTTGTTCCAGGGCGGACCAGTGTAATTAGTAACGAGAATTAATGGGACAGATTGGTCAATGAATGAAttcaatgtttcgtaaaatatatttattgattCCTCAATATTGTTCGCAAGGAGGAATATCATACCAATTTACATTTAATAGTAGTCAATTTTACAAAACCAGTATTTCTTTTCAGTTTTCGTGTCAGTTTTATTTCGCACTGATCTTGATTAGGACATATTTATATTCATACAGATAGTAGGATGATAAGGGTATTCTGGATTTACAATATCGTTGATGCGTGAAAGGAATACATCTTCTAGTTTATTCATTAATCAAATCCaataatttattcttataatttagAACGTTGTTGACTTGAAAAAGACCATTCCTCAATagattttcgataaattcagaGTGAAATCCGTTACTTATATTTGGTACAGAGTGATTCATATCCTTACAAAAATTCCATGAAATAGATGGAAGATTAAAATCGCCAGACACAACAATCTTGCAGTAGCCATGACCGATCGGATAGCAGTCAAATGAGCTTTATAAACATCGTGACAATAACCTGGAGGAATGTAGGAGCAagttacaaacaaaaatttatagccGCACCTTATTTTCACTCCCAAATACTCAATTTGATGTTCGTTAGGAATATTAAGTTTAGACGAAACATACTTTGTAGAGACAACAATGATTTCTTCAAGCATCTGTATATTTGGTATCTATCGCATATGATTTCAGTATTCAATGCATTGCTCTGAAGCCAGGTTTcagtaaatataattaaatcgtAATTAAAGCCAAAGCTGTCAGTGTATAGATTACATAAATTGGTATTAAGGTCCCTTATAaaccataataaaatttatatcagcCAGGGTTGTATTCAGTTTTTGATGGCTCgacagtagaggtgtgcacgtgagtaatattttactcacgctcacgcacactcacgacggaaaaatcttactcacgcacactcacgcacgatattgtttggtaggactcacgcacactcacgaaaagaaaatttgtattcacgcacactcacgcacgaaaatgtcgtgactcacgaaaaataccgtgactcacgaaaaatatcgttactcacgaaaaatgtcgtgactcacgaacaattttttgagtaatttaccttagcgacgcgtctgaaaacatgagcattattaaaatcgagagcgttattacactcttaacatcccaggtgtcactaaaattgtaaatgaatttaactcttaagagttttatgttggagagcaggattattttcgtgagcgtaaatctttactcacgcacactcacgaagataatattttcgtgactcacgctcacgcacgacattttggtttgttaatcacgcacactcacgccgttgccatgagcgtgactcacgcgtgagtcacgaaaattttcgtgagtcacgacaatttcgtgtcgcgtgcacacctctactcgacAGTACGGGGAGGTAAACGGGCAACTCTatctttgaaaacaaattcatgAACTACAGCTCTGTACGGCCAGAAATCCGGATTTACCACAGtatcaaaaatgtcctcaggcacaaaaattttaaatgatgatTTGTTCCTTCTCTCCATAAATTGAAGGTTAGATACTTTGACATCAACATTTGCATTCAGTTTAGATTTAATATAGAATTGAATATCATCCTCAGGAGCAAAACGAGCAGCAAAAATAGTTTTCATTGGCGGTAAGACTCTTAATGGTTTTGGTGCAGTACCAGCATGTAACTGATTTGTAGGCGTATTGAAAGTATTAGTATCAGAGGGCACAGTAGCTGACGCCATGACTGCTCCACTATTCAGTGCGGCAGAATGTTACGGGGTAATAATAATGGGTGGAACAGATAAAGGATTAATTTCAGTATTGTTAGTCGGAGTGGTAATATCTGAATCCGTTATAGTATTAGAATCCAATGGTGCCGGAGAAATTGTCTCAGTTTCGTTTTTCGatgaatttttattagttttagaTTTCTacctttttctagaattttcattTGGATTTGAAGAACATAGGGAtgtgaaaataacttaaaaCAAGTTTTCCCTTTGCGATCACGGTATTTTTTAACAAACGGTGCGTATTTagagtaaatgggaatttcgagTTTCCATGGAAACCGACAGAATAAAACATCTTAACTCGGTGTGAACggagaaatgttttggaaaaacgaaatcGAGTCAGTGGGTACATAGCATAATTCGTAATGTTTTTTTAACATACAGCATAAGGGTTAAC
It encodes:
- the LOC142242562 gene encoding uncharacterized protein LOC142242562; the encoded protein is MLEEIIVVSTNGNKSDITNYRGIAKLSAIPKLMENIISDILVHQVSSFLSPKQHGFRKFCSTITNVLELTTMINESFRDRLQTDVVYTDFSKAFDKINLTLLLYKLHRMGFSDLMVPWFESYLTNRTQYYQLVVSLKIVVVQLHYQYTILNRVVPKSNIQDLWVGNAVRIGV